From Spartinivicinus ruber, the proteins below share one genomic window:
- a CDS encoding alanyl-tRNA editing protein: MMSEIVSQKELSCQKLYEKDSYSKECNASITEVREDAIVLNQTIFYPQGGGQPGDIGQVELNNGSILQVLNTTFDQDGAILHHVDNIPEDLSNKPVKASINWDLRYKHMRMHTCLHLLCSLVEADVTGCSIGAEKGRLDFDLQESTLDKQQLSDQLNELISKGGDVLAEWWPSNKLADEPALVRTAKVSPPVHNGQVRLIRVQGVDLQPCGGTHVNNINEIGEVYVRKIEKKSRHNRRVNVYFK, from the coding sequence ATGATGAGTGAGATAGTCAGTCAGAAGGAATTATCCTGCCAAAAATTGTATGAGAAGGACTCTTATTCAAAGGAATGTAATGCCTCAATTACAGAAGTAAGGGAAGATGCCATTGTTCTAAACCAAACGATATTCTATCCTCAAGGAGGAGGTCAGCCTGGAGACATAGGACAAGTAGAATTAAACAATGGCTCAATACTACAAGTGTTGAATACTACCTTCGATCAGGATGGTGCAATTTTGCATCATGTTGATAACATACCTGAAGATTTGTCTAACAAGCCAGTAAAGGCCTCTATAAACTGGGATTTACGCTATAAACATATGCGTATGCATACTTGTCTGCATTTGCTTTGTAGTTTAGTTGAGGCTGATGTGACAGGGTGTTCTATAGGAGCTGAAAAAGGGCGGTTAGATTTTGATTTGCAGGAAAGTACACTAGATAAGCAACAACTGTCGGATCAATTAAATGAGCTGATAAGCAAGGGCGGTGATGTATTAGCTGAATGGTGGCCTAGTAATAAGCTTGCAGATGAGCCAGCTTTAGTGAGAACGGCTAAAGTTTCTCCACCCGTTCATAATGGCCAAGTTAGGCTGATTCGCGTTCAAGGTGTTGATTTACAGCCTTGTGGTGGAACCCATGTAAACAATATCAATGAGATTGGTGAAGTTTATGTGCGTAAAATAGAGAAAAAAAGCCGCCATAACAGGCGTGTTAATGTGTATTTTAAGTAG